Below is a genomic region from Pseudazoarcus pumilus.
GCGGGTACGGCATGGTGCCGTGCGCATGTCTTCGGGGAACACCATGAACGAACTTCCGCTTTTCGACGAATCCGTCCACGTCTTCGACGCCCGCGGCGTGGCCAAGCGCTTCCGCCATGCGGCGATCTTCGGTGCGCTCGAGTCGCTCGGTGACGGCGAGACCATGCGTTTCGTCAACGACCACGACCCGCTGCCCTTGCTGCGCCAGATCAGCGAGCGCTACGGCAATCAGATCGCGGCCGAATATCGCGTGCGCGCAGCGGGCGAGATCGTCATCGATTTCGCCATCCGCCTGGGCGAGCACGCGGGCGTGCCGGCGACGGCCGCAGCGGGCGCCGCGGCCAGTGAAGGTTGCGGTGGTGGCGGGGGAAGCGGCTGCTGCTCGCATCGCTGAGAGGGCGATGCGAACGGGTCTGCCCGCTTGCGGCGACGATCAGGGTTGCAGGCCGGCGAGCAGCGTCTCGAGGTTGTGGCGCATCATCGCCGCATAGGTCGGCGCCGGCCCGTCCGGACTCGACAGCGCGTCCGAGTACAGCGTACCGCCCACGCGCGCACCGGCTTCGGCGCCGATGCGCTCGATCAGGCGCGGGTCGTTGACGTTCTCGAGAAACACCACCGGCGCCTTCTCCCGGCGCAGCTGGCGGATCAGTCGCGCCATCGCGGCGGCCGAGACTTCGCTCTGGCTGCCCACGCCGGCTGCCGCGACGAAACGCACCCCGTAGGCCGCGCCGAAGTAGTTGAAGGCGTCGTGCGAGGTGACCACCTTGCGTGCGTGCTCGGGTACGTCGGCCAGGCGTTCGCGAATCTCGGCGTCGAGTGCCGCCAGTTCGGCATCGAAGCGCGTCAGGTGCTCGCGGTAGACCGGTGCGCCGGCCGGGTCTGAGGCGACCAGTGCGGCGGCAATGTTGGCCGCATAGACGCGGGCGTTGCCCACGTCCTGCCAGGCGTGCGGGTCGAGTGCCCCGTGATCGTGGCCGTGGTGGTCGTGCCCGTCGTCGTGTTCGAGCGTGCGCGCGCCGGTCGAAGCGATCACCGGGCGGCGCGCGCCGCTCGATTCGGCCAGTCGCTCCAGCCAGGCGTCGAAGCCCAGTCCGTTGGCGACGATCAGGTCGGCATCGAGCACGGCGCGCGCATCCGACGGGCGCGGTTGCCAGGCGTGGGCGTCGCCGTCGAAATCGACGAGGGATGTCACCTGAACGCGATCGCCGCCGATCTGGCGCACGAGATCGGCGAGGATGCTGAAGCTGGTGACGACGCGCAGTTCGGCCGCGAACAGCGGCTGGGCGAAGCTTGCGACAATGGCGAGGAGCAGGGCGCGGAGCAGTGCTTTCATGACTTGTGCAGGGGTCAGGCCGCGAGATGGCGGCGACGGCGATACAGGCGGGCGCCGAGCGTACCGCCCGGCGCGATGAGAATGGACGTCACATGGGCCAGGCCGGCGGTGAGCACGATGGCCGGGCCCGCGGGTACGTCCAGATGGAACGAGGCGAGCAGACCGAGCACGCCGCTGGCGAAGGCGATGGTGCTGGCCGTGACCAGCATGGTCGGCAGGCGCCGCACCCACAACCGGGCCGAGGCCGCGGGCAGGATCATGATGCCCACCGCCATCAGCGTGCCCAGCGCGTGAAAGCCGCTGACCAGGTTGAACACCACCAGCGCCAGGAAGCCGTAGTGCGCGACCGGACTCCAGCGGCCCACGCTGCGCAGGAAGCTGGGGTCGAAGCATTCCATGACCAGCGGGCGGTAAAGCAGCGCCAGCGCGGCCAGTGTCACGCTGGTGATCGCCGCGATCAGCAGCAGCGAGGCGTCGTCGAGCGAGAGCACCGAGCCGAACAGCACGTGCAGCAGGTCGAGGTTGCGTCCGCGCAGCGACACGATCAGCACGCCGGCGGCCAGCGACATCAGGTAGAAGGCGGCGAGGCTGGCGTCCTCCTTGAGGATGGACGAGCGCGCCACCAGCCCGGCGGCGAGCACCACCACCAGACCGGCGACGATGCCGCCGATGGTCATCGCGCCCAGCGACAGGCCGAAGGCCAGATAGCCGAGCGCGGCGCCGGGCAGGATGGCGTGGCTCATCGCATCGCCCATCAGGCTCATGCGGCGCAGCAGCAGGAATACGCCCACCGGCGTGGCGCCCAGCGCCAGTGCGAGGCAACCGGCCAGCGCGCGGCGCATGAATTCGAAGTCGAGGAAGGGGGCGACGAGCGCATCGAACATCACGCCGACTCCCCGTGCTCGTGGCGGTGACACACCGGCGCATCCTCGTCGAAGGATTCGGCCAGCACGCGCGCGCGCGACAGCAGTTCGGGCGTGAGGACCGATTCGGTCGGACCGAAGCCGAGCGGCTCGCGCGCGAGCAGCAGACACTGCGGGAAGGTGCGGCGCACCAGTTCCATGTCGTGCAGCACGGCGACGATGCTGCGCCCCTCGCCATGCCAGCCGAGGATCAGCGCGCACAGGTCTTCGGTGGTGCGCGTGTCGATGGCGTTGAACGGCTCGTCGAGCAGCAGCAGCTCGGCGTCCTGCAGCATCAGGCGCGCGAAGCGTGCGCGCTGCAGCTGGCCGCCCGAGAGCGTGCCCACGGGCCGGTTTTCCAGCCCGCTCAGACCGACGTGCGCGAGTACGTCATGCACGCGTGTCGCCTCATCGCGACCCAGCGCGCCGAAGGCGCCAAGGCGACGCCACAGCCCCATCGCCACCATGTCGAAGACCGACAGTGGAAAGCCCAGTTCGAGTTCGCCACGCTGCGGCAGGTAGGCGATGCGATCGCGGCGCACGCCGAGCACATAGCGGCCTTCGAGCGGTTCGAGCTCGCCGGCGATGGCCTTGAGCAGCGTGGATTTTCCTGCGCCATTGGGCCCCACGACGGCCAGCAGCGCGCCGCGCGCGATCTCGCAGTCGAGGTGATGCACGGCCGGATGGCGGTCGTAGCCGAGTGTGAGATTTCCGAAGACCAGCACCGGATCGCTGTCAGGCGTAGTGTTCATGCCAGTGCCCAGGCCACACAAAGCCATAGCAGCGCGGCGGCCAGTCCCGCGACGAGCAGCCGGACACCCGAACCTGCGCAAAGAATCGACCCACGATGTGCGTGGGCCGGGTTTGCCGCGACAGGCGGGGCGAGCGGATCACGATTGCGTCGGGACATTGCTGCGGCTTGAGGTCAGGAATGCAACATTGTAGCATTCTCGCGGTCAACGATGCTCAACCGCTGCCGGCGCAAGTCGGCCCCACGCTTCCTGCCGGAGTCCCTCAGATGCATCCGATCCGTTCTTGCTGCGCGATCCTCGCGCTTGCGATTTCCTCCACGGCCGCCGCGCAGCATGCCCACGAGCACGGCGTGGCCGACCTGCGCATCGCCGTCGACGGGGCGACCGTGCTGGTCGAATTCGATTCACCGCTGGCCAATCTGGTCGGTTTCGAGCATGCCCCGCGCGACGCGGCCCAGCGCGAGGCGCTGGCCGCGCTGGCCGAGCGTCTGCACGAGCCGCAAGGGCTGTTGTCGCTGCCTGCGGCCGCGCGCTGCGAGCCGGTCGCGATCGAGATCGAGGTTCCCGGTCACGAGGACGAGCATGGCCATGGGCACGATCACGACAAGCACGATCATGGGCATGCCCACGATCATGCGGATGAGCATGCCGACGCCTTCGCGGCCTGGGAATTCCGCTGCGAAAGCATCGACGCACTCGACGGCGTCGAGCTTCGCCTGATCGAAGCCTTCCCGACGATCCGCACGCTGCGTGTGAACGTCGCCGCACCCGGAGGGCAGAGCTCGCGGCGGGTGAGTGCGGCGAGGGAGCGCGTCGCCCTGTGACCGCGCCGCAGGCCGTCGTCCTCGAGGACGTCGTGTTCGCCTGGCCTGGCGCCGATGCGCCGTGTCTGGATGTGCCTGAATTGTGCATCGCGGCCGGCGAGAGCGTGTTCCTGCACGGGCCCAGTGGCAGCGGCAAGTCCACGCTGCTGTCTCTGATCGGAGGCGTTCTGTCGCCGCAGCAAGGGCGAGTCGCGGTGCTCGACACCGAGCTGACTGCGTTGCGCATGCGCGCGCGCGACGCCTTTCGTGCCGATCACATCGGCTTCATCTTCCAGTTGTTCAATCTGGTGCCCTACCTTTCGGCACTCGACAACATCCTGCTGCCGTGCCGCTTCGCGCCCTCGCGCGCCGCGCGCATCGACGGCGCGCCCACCGACGAGGCGAGGCGGCTGGCCGCACGGCTTGATCTGCACGAGGCGCTGCTCGCGCGCCCGGCCGCGCAACTGTCGGTCGGTCAGCAGCAGCGTGTGGCTGCCGCGCGTGCGCTGATCGGCCGGCCCGGGCTGATCGTCGCAGACGAGCCGACTTCGGCGCTCGATGCCGACCGCCAGCAAGGCTTCGTGGACCTGTTGCTCGGCGAGTGCGCGGCCTCGGGCGCGAGCCTGCTCTTCGTCAGCCATGACGAGCGCCTGGCCACGCACTTCGCACGCCAGGTGGCGCTGCCGGAGATCAACCGCGCCGGCGCCGGAGAGGACGAACGATGATGCCGATGTGGTATCTGACGCGGCGCAGCATCGCCAACCGCGGCCTGACCGTGGTGCTGACCGTGGTCGCCGTGGCGCTGGCGGTGGCGATGCTGCTCGGCGTCGAGCGCCTGCGCTCGGATGCACGCGCCGGTTTCGCGCAGACCATCTCGGGCACCGATCTGGTGGTGGGCGCGCGCAGCGGGCCGCTGCAGTTGCTGCTGTATTCGGTGTTCCACATGGGCGATGCAACCAACAACCTGTCGTGGCAGAGCGTCGAGGCCATCGCCGCCCATCCGCAGGTCGATTGGCTGGTGCCGATCTCGCTGGGCGACTCGCACCGGGGCTTTCGCGTGGTCGGCACCACGCAGGCGTTCTTCGAACGCTATCGCCATGGGCAGGATCGTGCGCTGCGCTTCGCGGATGGCGCGCCGTTCGACGAGATCTTCGACGCGGTCGTCGGCGCCGAAGTGGCCGAGCGCCTGGGTTATGCGGTCGGCTCCTCCATCGTCGTCGCTCACGGCGCCGGCGACGTGAGCTTCGCGCAACACGAGGACAAGCCTTTCACGGTCGTCGGCGTGCTCGCACGCAGCGGCACGCCGGTGGATCGCTCGGTGTTCGTC
It encodes:
- a CDS encoding DUF2249 domain-containing protein yields the protein MNELPLFDESVHVFDARGVAKRFRHAAIFGALESLGDGETMRFVNDHDPLPLLRQISERYGNQIAAEYRVRAAGEIVIDFAIRLGEHAGVPATAAAGAAASEGCGGGGGSGCCSHR
- a CDS encoding metal ABC transporter solute-binding protein, Zn/Mn family → MKALLRALLLAIVASFAQPLFAAELRVVTSFSILADLVRQIGGDRVQVTSLVDFDGDAHAWQPRPSDARAVLDADLIVANGLGFDAWLERLAESSGARRPVIASTGARTLEHDDGHDHHGHDHGALDPHAWQDVGNARVYAANIAAALVASDPAGAPVYREHLTRFDAELAALDAEIRERLADVPEHARKVVTSHDAFNYFGAAYGVRFVAAAGVGSQSEVSAAAMARLIRQLRREKAPVVFLENVNDPRLIERIGAEAGARVGGTLYSDALSSPDGPAPTYAAMMRHNLETLLAGLQP
- a CDS encoding metal ABC transporter permease; amino-acid sequence: MFDALVAPFLDFEFMRRALAGCLALALGATPVGVFLLLRRMSLMGDAMSHAILPGAALGYLAFGLSLGAMTIGGIVAGLVVVLAAGLVARSSILKEDASLAAFYLMSLAAGVLIVSLRGRNLDLLHVLFGSVLSLDDASLLLIAAITSVTLAALALLYRPLVMECFDPSFLRSVGRWSPVAHYGFLALVVFNLVSGFHALGTLMAVGIMILPAASARLWVRRLPTMLVTASTIAFASGVLGLLASFHLDVPAGPAIVLTAGLAHVTSILIAPGGTLGARLYRRRRHLAA
- a CDS encoding metal ABC transporter ATP-binding protein encodes the protein MNTTPDSDPVLVFGNLTLGYDRHPAVHHLDCEIARGALLAVVGPNGAGKSTLLKAIAGELEPLEGRYVLGVRRDRIAYLPQRGELELGFPLSVFDMVAMGLWRRLGAFGALGRDEATRVHDVLAHVGLSGLENRPVGTLSGGQLQRARFARLMLQDAELLLLDEPFNAIDTRTTEDLCALILGWHGEGRSIVAVLHDMELVRRTFPQCLLLAREPLGFGPTESVLTPELLSRARVLAESFDEDAPVCHRHEHGESA
- a CDS encoding DUF2796 domain-containing protein, which gives rise to MHPIRSCCAILALAISSTAAAQHAHEHGVADLRIAVDGATVLVEFDSPLANLVGFEHAPRDAAQREALAALAERLHEPQGLLSLPAAARCEPVAIEIEVPGHEDEHGHGHDHDKHDHGHAHDHADEHADAFAAWEFRCESIDALDGVELRLIEAFPTIRTLRVNVAAPGGQSSRRVSAARERVAL
- a CDS encoding ABC transporter ATP-binding protein, with amino-acid sequence MTAPQAVVLEDVVFAWPGADAPCLDVPELCIAAGESVFLHGPSGSGKSTLLSLIGGVLSPQQGRVAVLDTELTALRMRARDAFRADHIGFIFQLFNLVPYLSALDNILLPCRFAPSRAARIDGAPTDEARRLAARLDLHEALLARPAAQLSVGQQQRVAAARALIGRPGLIVADEPTSALDADRQQGFVDLLLGECAASGASLLFVSHDERLATHFARQVALPEINRAGAGEDER